The Labrus mixtus unplaced genomic scaffold, fLabMix1.1 SCAFFOLD_91, whole genome shotgun sequence genome has a window encoding:
- the LOC132970505 gene encoding LOW QUALITY PROTEIN: G-protein coupled receptor 37-like 1 (The sequence of the model RefSeq protein was modified relative to this genomic sequence to represent the inferred CDS: deleted 1 base in 1 codon): MALSGALSGALSGALWVCLCVPILLADGKSVGQHDSQPNSLEKPSSHTKLEPLWIAKQPRTRVDAPNQSVPLPEMLDLDLDQQHRRQVRGADEDEQQSTFSQSFENDSVTAPQDTEFDNGTKVGAGDDGNEDDNDRHGNPRASSSSDKDAPGLFNPFYPLVESSYSAYAVLFLAGLVLAVGVVGNMAVMCVVWNNYYMRSAWNYLLASMAFWDFLVLVLCLPVVVLNQLSHRRILGDITCRMVPYMEAVSLGITSFTLCALGIDRFHAATSSSQPKARRVERCRSVLLKLILVWLAALLLSSPEIFLWQLSQAVSPSTGRLVDSCTITPSSPLSLYLPDSLHSLLLRYHQGRMWWCFGCYFCLPILFTILCQMATRNVNSDSSSAQKQRTHDDRSSNQKRQQHQAVERQLNCTLLALAVVYGVCALPEHVCNITLAYTHITVSEDTAAMLALLHHFLLFFKSSVTPVLLLCLCKALGQAFMDCCCCCCQECQPTSAQGSPSSAQVKLKAANEASIFFDKAKETSAILAISS; this comes from the exons ATGGCTCTGAGTGGCGCTCTGAGTGGCGCTCTGAGTGGCGctctgtgggtgtgtctgtgcgtgCCGATACTTCTCGCGGATGGCAAAAGCGTAGGGCAACATGACAGTCAGCCTAACAGCCTCGAGAAACCGTCCTCCCACACCAAACTGGAACCCCTTTGGATCGCCAAGCAGCCCAGGACCCGGGTCGACGCCCCCAACCAGAGCGTCCCCCTCCCTGAGATGTTGGATCTAGACCTGGATCAGCAGCACCGCCGCCAGGTCCGAGGCGCCGACGAGGACGAGCAGCAGTCCACCTTCAGCCAGTCCTTTGAGAACGACTCTGTGACGGCGCCGCAGGACACCGAGTTCGACAACGGGACAAAAGTCGGAGCGGGAGACGACGGCAACGAGGACGATAACGATCGTCATGGAAAC CCTCGAGCTTCCTCGAGCTCCGACAAAGACGCGCCAGGACTCTTCAACCCGTTCTACCCGCTGGTGGAGAGCTCGTACTCGGCCTACGCGGTGCTCTTCCTGGCCGGCCTGGTGCTGGCGGTGGGCGTGGTGGGAAACATGGCGGTCATGTGTGTCGTCTGGAACAACTACTACATGAGGTCCGCCTGGAACTACCTGCTGGCAAGCATGGCATTCTGGGACTTCCTGGTCCTGGTGCTCTGCCTTCCTGTGGTGGTCCTCAACCAGCTCTCGCATAGGAGGATCCTGGGTGACATCACCTGCCGAATGGTGCCTTATATGGAG GCCGTGTCTCTGGGCATCACCTCCTTCACTCTGTGCGCTCTGGGTATCGATCGTTTCCACGCCGCCACCTCCTCGTCCCAGCCAAAGGCGCGGCGTGTGGAGCGCTGCCGCTCGGTGCTGCTGAAGCTGATTCTCGTGTGGCTCGCCGCTCTGCTGCTGTCCAGCCCTGAGATCTTCCTGTGGCAGCTGAGCCAGGCCGTGTCCCCGTCCACCGGGCGACTGGTCGACTCCTGCAccatcaccccctcctcccctctgtcccTCTACCTGCCCGACTCCCTCCACTCTCTGCTGCTCAGGTACCACCAG GGTCGTATGTGGTGGTGTTTCGGCTGCTACTTCTGCCTCCCCATCCTCTTCACCATCCTCTGCCAGATGGCCACCCGCAACGTCAACAGCGACTCCAGCTCCGCCCAAAAGCAGCGTACCCACGACGACCGCTCCTCCAATCAGAAGCGTCAGCAGCACCAGGCGGTGGAGCGCCAGCTGAACTGCACTCTGCTGGCGCTGGCTGTGGTCTACGGCGTCTGCGCTCTGCCCGAACACGTCTGCAACATCACACTGGCATACACGCACATCACCGTCTCGGAGGACACGGCCGCCATGCTGGCTCTgctgcatcacttcctgttgttcttCAAGTCGTCGGTGACGCCggtgctgctgctctgtctgtgtaAG gctcTCGGTCAGGCCTTCatggactgctgctgctgctgctgtcaggagTGTCAGCCAACCTCGGCTCAGGGCTCGCCGAGCTCCGCCCAGGTCAAACTGAAGGCGGCCAATGAGGCGTCCATCTTCTTCGACAAGGCTAAAGAAACGTCCGCCATCTTGGCAATCTCCAGCTAG